A stretch of Lepidochelys kempii isolate rLepKem1 chromosome 14, rLepKem1.hap2, whole genome shotgun sequence DNA encodes these proteins:
- the VWA7 gene encoding LOW QUALITY PROTEIN: von Willebrand factor A domain-containing protein 7 (The sequence of the model RefSeq protein was modified relative to this genomic sequence to represent the inferred CDS: deleted 1 base in 1 codon), whose translation MARSPVRLWGPLWALPLLLLLLAPHGALGFFPNFWSRAMALAWGSATHQDLTEDALLNATLELFRDLPPPPGPALALEQFQGRPLLADEVFAAYYGPGASARRFRAALVEVANANAGLDFLPWARDDPVLHFDAERLRPAGASLLRARRELLQALGAELYPLARQRLGQLLHSLQDFYSHSNWVELGHRGIHPDLLQPGRELGSIAGADVRTCCSCTGWTCEGNLLGSLQERGLLTSGYFGTEPEKPPGKCSHGGQFDSSRLRDPQGGINKDSSSPLFSPHHYLHGPAAGLALEASARFLHDLRRDLAHDKRFMRLLDISPTVGLSFVLDTTGSMGEEIGAARLQARNILTRRLGGTEEPDFYLLVPFHDPGFGPVHKTSDADEFLRILNSISPLAGGDEPEMCLSALQLALLHSPPMSEIFVFTDASAKDAHLRNSVEALIQERRCKVTFLITEDPSRTRVRREVLATDRFDLYVDLARSSGGQVIFTDNANIQQVAGIIGETTASSVTLFQFQKGGSLGPGGLGRRGRKKRAAWESHHFWIDSRVDGAVVTIQGDVGAFRLWDPTGTSQTSDTANGPLGTGRRLGTFHRLELSPRPPVGRWTLEVQVQGNYSVHVRGNSSLDFLYYFAVPSEGPHPGLFKLDSRPVRGLPLSLVLAVTGLTRPGGGSVRMEAVELANPITGRRLGGKLPLREVANGTGLYAAALPPALPRGGFALILRGSDGRGRRVERPAPQVTSAVGFLLQLSSAGPLFPGQTGTVAWWVWSPEEPQELGLAVSSDPSYPVSTSSQRLQLGRNQTATGVISLRVPGSATPGSAVTVTLRADPLSPAGDANFAFIQLLVMPRPPVPNRASPPCNATPVAGTCGPPGSPCRERRWTARLRLWDGAGIRSVRAGGVAVPHWADGAAATATYSSDCCTREAELLVTNRLGEEYRCLVAAPPAGTAGDLAVAPWWWMAALAVHVAFHVGLGH comes from the exons ATGGCGCGTTCCCCGGTCCGGCTGTGGGGCCCCCTctgggccctgcccctgctgctgctgctcctggcgcCCCACGGGGCCCTCGGCTTCTTCCCCAACTTCTGGTCCCGGGCCATGGCCCTGGCCTGGGGCTCCGCCACCCACCAGGACCTGACGGAGGACGCCCTGCTCAACGCCACCCTGGAGCTCTTCCGGGACCTGCCGCCCCCCCCAGGGCCGGCG CTCGCCCTGGAGCAGTTCCAG ggcCGCCCCCTGCTGGCGGACGAGGTCTTCGCGGCCTATTACGGCCCCGGGGCCTCGGCCCGGCGGTTCCGCGCCGCGCTGGTGGAGGTGGCCAACGCCAACGCGGGCCTGGACTTCCTGCCCTGGGCGCGGGACGACCCCGTGCTGCACTTCGACGCCGAGCGGCTGCGGCCGGCCGGCGCCTCCCTCCTGCGGGCCCGGCGCGAGCTGCTGCAGGCCCTGGGCGCCGAGCTCTACCCCCTGGCCCGCCAGCGCCTCGGCCAGCTGCTCCACTCCCTGCAG GATTTCTACAGCCACAGTAACTGGGTCGAACTGGGCCACCGCGGGATCCACCCGGACCTGCTCCAACCCGGCCGTGAGCTGGGCTCCATCGCCGGAG CCGATGTCCggacctgctgcagctgcaccggCTGGACGTGTGAGGGGAACCTCCTGGGGTCACTCCAGGAGCGCGGGTTGCTGACCAGCGGGTATTTCGGCACCGAGCCGGAGAAACCGCCCG ggAAATGCAGCCACGGGGGGCAGTTCGACAGCAGCCGCCTGCGGGACCCCCAAGGGGGGATAAACAAGGACAGTTCATCCCCCCTCTTCTCGCCTCACCATTATCTGCATGGCCCGGCGGCCGGCCTGGCCCTCGAGGCCTCGGCCCGGTTCCTGCACGACCTGCGGCGGGACCTGGCCCACGACAAGCGATTCATGAG GCTGCTGGACATCAGCCCCACCGTGGGGCTCAGCTTCGTGCTGGACACCACGGGCAGCATGGGTGAGGAGATCGGCGCCGCCCGGCTCCAGGCCCGCAACATCCTCACCCGCCGGCTGGGGGGGACCGAGGAGCCCGACTTCTACCTGCTTGTCCCCTTCCACGACCCTG GCTTCGGCCCTGTGCACAAGACAAGTGACGCTGACGAGTTCCTGAGGATCCTCAATTCGATCAGCCCCCTGGCCGGGGGCGATGAGCCCGAGATGTGTCTGTCGGCGCTACAG CTGGCCCTGCTGCATTCGCCCCCCATGTCCGAGATCTTCGTCTTCACGGACGCCTCGGCGAAGGACGCCCACCTCCGGAACAGCGTGGAGGCCCTGATCCAGGAGCGCAGGTGCAAG GTGACTTTCCTGATCACAGAGGACCCCTCCAGGACGCGGGTGAGGCGGGAGGTGCTGGCCACTGACCGCTTTGACCTGTATGTAGACCTGGCCCGTAGCTCCGGGGGCCAGGTCATCTTCACCGACAACGCCAACATCCAGCAGGTGGCGGGCATCATCGGCGAGACCACTGCTTCCTCG GTGACCCTGTTCCAGTTCCAGAAGGGGGGCAGCTtgggccctggggggctgggccggagGGGGCGGAAGAAGCGGGCCGCCTGGGAGAGCCACCACTTCTGGATCGACAGCCGGGTGGACGGGGCCGTCGTGACCATCCAGGGGGACGTGGGTGCCTTCCGGCTCTGGGACCCCACTG GAACCTCCCAGACCTCGGACACCGCCAACGGCCCCCTGGGCACCGGCCGGCGACTCGGGACTTTCCACCGGCTCGAGCTATCGCCCCGGCCGCCCGTCGGCCGCTGGACCCTGGAGGTGCAGGTGCAAGGCAACTATTCGGTGCACGTGCGAG GCAACAGCTCGCTGGATTTCCTGTATTACTTCGCTGTCCCGTCCGAGGGGCCCCACCCCGGACTCTTCAAGCTGGACAGTCGCCCCGTGAGAG GGCTCCCGCTGTCATTGGTCCTGGCCGTGACGGGGCTGACCCGGCCGGGTGGGGGCTCGGTCCGGATGGAGGCGGTGGAGCTGGCGAACCCCATCACGGGCCGGCGGCTTGGGGGGAAGCTGCCGCTCCGGGAAGTGGCTAACGGGACAGGGCTTTACGCtgcggccctgcccccagccctgccccggggGGGCTTTGCGCTGATCCTGAGAGGGTCTGACGGCCGGGGCCGCCGCGTGGAGAGACCGGCCCCCCAGGTCACCTCGGCCGTGGGGTTCCTGCTGCAG CTGAGCAGCGCCGGGCCCCTGTTCCCGGGGCAGACGGGCACCGTGGCCTGGTGGGTCTGGAGCCCCGAGGAGCCCCAGGAGCTGGGCCTGGCCGTGAGCAGCGACCCCAGCTACCCCGTCAGCACCTCCAGCCAACG gctgcagctgggcaggaacCAGACGGCGACGGGCGTCATCTCGCTGCGGGTGCCCGGCAGCGCCACCCCCGGTTCGGCCGTCACCGTCACCCTCCGCGCCGACCCCCTTTCCCCGGCCGGGGACGCCAACTTCGCCTTCATCCAGCTGCTGGTGATGCCCCGGCCGCCG GTGCCGAATCGCGCCTCTCCTCCCTGCAACGCCACCCCGGTGGCTGGCACCTGCGGCCCGCCAGGCTCCCCCTGCCGCGAGCGCCGCTGGACGGCCAGGCTGCGGCTCTGGGACGGGGCCGGCATCCGGTCGGTGCGGGCAGGGGGCGTGGCCGTGCCCCACTGGGCCGACGGGGCGGCGGCGACGGCCACCTACTCCTCTGACTGCTGCACCCGGGAGGCGGAGCTTCTGGTGACCAACCGGCTCGGGGAGGAGTATCGGTGCCTGGtggcggcacctcctgctggcacCGCGGGGGACCTGGCTGTCGCCCCCTGGTGGTGGATGGCAGCATTGGCCGTTCATGTGGCCTTCCATGTTGGGCTGGGACACTGA